A window of the Vigna angularis cultivar LongXiaoDou No.4 chromosome 3, ASM1680809v1, whole genome shotgun sequence genome harbors these coding sequences:
- the LOC108325627 gene encoding probable membrane-associated kinase regulator 6 produces MCMHISQKICCTRGVSASASNSLPCIPFYLNCQFFPRSFLYLHNTIAMETSQSLSIESFSYSWLVNLRPSSLESLESSLRTSLDASDEASFIEMDPRKPPSKRFFKNSQDSKFDFPISQSPLTLVHADELFSNGYLMPLFVESLQLEEYEFSDSNTSSVSSSHAPKSEAPTCPSRCLSLKGCRTLSKSVFQKYLNFLRPLCRRLRGHKSSTETAAKRGVSVKNRRYYSDTSPRISVALSADDWRYSCDSESSIYEAVLHCKRSIGNERTG; encoded by the exons atgtgtatgcATATAAGTCAAAAGATATGCTGCACAAGAGGAGTGAGTGCTTCTGCTAGCAATAGCCTACCTTGTATCCCCTTTTACTTAAATTGTCAATTCTTTCCAAGATCCTTTCTATACCTTCACAATACCATAGCCATGGAAACTTCTCAGTCTCTTTCTATTGAAAGCTTCTCATACAGTTGGTTAGTAAACCTGAGGCCATCATCACTAGAAAGCCTTGAAAGCTCTCTTAGGACTTCCCTTGATGCATCTGATGAAGCTTCTTTCATTGAGATGGACCCAAGAAAGCCACCCTCCAAAAGATTCTTTAAGAACTCACAGGACTCCAAATTTGACTTCCCAATTTCACAGTCCCCTCTTACTCTTGTCCATGCAGATGAACTTTTTTCCAATGGCTACCTCATGCCCCTTTTTGTTGAATCACTGCAATTGGAAGAATATGAGTTCTCTGATTCCAACACAAGCTCGGTTTCATCTTCACATGCACCAAAGAGTGAGGCTCCTACATGCCCTTCTAGATGCCTTTCCTTAAAAGGGTGCAGAACATTATCAAAGAGTGTCTTTCAGAAGTATCTGAACTTCTTAAGGCCTCTGTGTAGAAGACTGAGGGGTCACAAATCAAGTACTGAAACTGCTGCTAAAAGAGGTGTGTCTGTGAAGAATAGGAGATACTATTCAGACACATCCCCTCGAATTAGTGTAGCCCTTTCTGCTGATGATTGGCGATACTCTTGTGATTCTGAAAGCTCAATATATGAGGCCGTTCTTCATTGCAAAAGATCCATTGGTAATG AGAGAACTGGTTAA
- the LOC128195934 gene encoding polygalacturonase-like, with translation MKYCTIVLLLSFFATSFHLTQSATLQISQFGGKPNGDIAKALTSAWAQACASTSASKIVIPAGTYQMTHVFLKGPCKAPIELSVDATIKAPVKPEDVGGDEMLRIDYADALTISGKGVFDGQGSYAWKQNDCSKKFSCKLLGMNFAFNFVTNSIVRGITSKDSKHFHVNVLGCKNFTFDGFKVTAPENSANTDGIHIGRSTGVNVLNTDIGTGDDCVSLGDGSKQVLVQNVKCGPGHGISIGSLGKYKEEEPVDGITIKSCSIKGTQNGVRIKTWPSQPGTITVTNMRFEDITMDNVSNPVIIDQEYCPWNQCTKQYPSKIKISKVIIKNIKGTSATKEGIILACSSGVPCEGVEISNVDLKFNGAPAIAVCSNVKPKITGKVPPCTAPSNKKQ, from the exons ATGAAATATTGTACGATCGTATTACTTTTGTCCTTTTTCGCAACTAGTTTTCATTTAACTCAATCAGCAACTCTTCAAATATCACAATTTGGGGGAAAACCAAATGGAGATATAGCTAAG GCTTTAACAAGTGCTTGGGCTCAAGCATGTGCATCCACATCTGCTTCAAAAATTGTGATTCCAGCGGGCACATATCAAATGACACATGTATTTTTAAAAGGTCCTTGTAAGGCTCCTATTGAACTTAGCGTTGATGCAACAATCAAAGCACCCGTAAAGCCAGAGGACGTTGGCGGTGACGAAATGCTAAGGATTGACTATGCTGATGCCTTAACCATATCTGGTAAGGGAGTCTTTGATGGTCAAGGTTCCTATGCTTGGAAACAAAATGATTGTTCCAAAAAATTTAGTTGCAAACTCCTTGGCAtg AATTTTGCATTCAACTTCGTCACCAATTCAATAGTTCGTGGCATTACTAGCAAGGATAGCAAACACTTTCATGTTAACGTTTTGGGATGCAAAAACTTCACATTTGATGGATTTAAAGTAACTGCTCCAGAAAATAGTGCCAACACCGATGGCATCCATATTGGAAGATCAACAGGTGTGAATGTTCTTAATACAGACATTGGCACCGGAGATGATTGTGTTTCACTAGGTGATGGTAGTAAACAAGTTCTTGTCCAAAATGTGAAATGTGGACCTGGGCATGGTATTAGTATTGGAAGCCTTGGAAAATACAAGGAAGAAGAGCCCGTTGATGGTATTACAATTAAAAGTTGCAGTATAAAAGGAACTCAAAATGGAGTGAGGATTAAGACTTGGCCTAGTCAGCCAGGAACAATAACAGTTACTAACATGAGATTTGAGGATATTACCATGGATAATGTTTCGAACCCTGTCATCATAGACCAAGAGTATTGTCCATGGAACCAATGTACCAAACAG TATccatcaaaaataaaaataagcaaAGTTATCATCAAGAATATTAAGGGAACTTCAGCAACTAAAGAAGGAATTATTCTTGCTTGTAGCAGTGGTGTACCATGTGAGGGTGTAGAGATATCTAATGTTGATCTAAAGTTCAATGGAGCTCCCGCAATAGCTGTATGTAGTAATGTGAAACCAAAAATAACAGGAAAAGTCCCTCCCTGCACAGCTCCGAGTAATAAAAAACAGTAA